In Zingiber officinale cultivar Zhangliang chromosome 1A, Zo_v1.1, whole genome shotgun sequence, the DNA window attattgtgcGTATTTGAAGTTCAAAACATTAATGGGAATTTTGTTTGTTAAACTTTCTAAAATAAGATATCATGATTTAACATTTAGTGTTTCTAAATATGATATAGATTCTATTTAGGAATTATAAGGTTTAGATCATAATTTGTTATTGCAGTTTAACATAAGATATTTGCAAATATAATCAGTTTTTGGGTCACTTAGGATCAATTGGAAATTGACATGTAatcatatttcatgtaatttccaCACTATATatctacatcttgatctatgtcattaatgacattggtattgcGATTACTATTGAGGTTTGTTACATGCATATATAGTAGCTATGAACTtcctataccaatgaagttaatggaccagattATTTACAGGGTATTATgtacccataaagtttgatatcacctaaagttttacttgtattttatATACAACTCACAAGCAgtccaagtgggagattgttggatattaTCCCCTTTACGTTGACCTAGTTGTAAGTTGTGCATATGAATGCAAACCAAACCCgtttaagtgatctaacttaatTATTGAGTTTCAGGTTATTGGAGGTGAGTTTAATGTGTAGAACCTTTTGCCTGACCCGTTATCATCTATGGGTTGATAACAAGTCGGAGCGCTAAGGGAGAGGCCCCCAAGGAGTTAAAGCATCTTAACATCTTCCTTCGTTCCCCATTAACAAAGGTTTGCGGTGTCGTCACCCTAATTCTCTTGCAAGGTCTCTCCTATTGCTTCcgcttcatcttcttccacagGGATCACTCAGACGACACTAAAGACAAGGGCCATTACTCTTCAATCAGATTCCTTGTCGTTGGTTTATGCTTTTACGTTGTTATGCCATGTTCTATGTTGAAACAAGATCCATGCTTATAGTTGTATTTCCTATGTCAAATTCTTATTTGGTTTCTAGAGAtcatgcggcttaggttttacAACTTCCATCAAGTTGGACTCGGTACCAGTTACGTGAGTCGTTTTCAGTATTGACTTCTGTATTTGTTTGGTTGCATGTGGCTGGATGTTGCAAGCCCATAGGTTTAGAGCCCAAATTTCTTTATGGGAAGATATTGTCATTTCCTAAATAAGACGTCTGAGATATTGCCACAATGAGACAAAGTAGAAACTGTATTCGGCCAGTCATGACTGTTTCCTAAGGAAATTATGATAGTGCACATCACCTCAAGGGGATGAAAGACTGGCGTTTTCTAGCACAACCAAAAGCTGAGGCACTAGAAAACACCTTCGGTAGTTCGGTTTGTGGCTCCTGGCTGTTTTCATGGTCCATTCAGGTGGTTTTTACTGGCCAAAAACCTACTCGAGGAAGAAAACAATGATATAAGGAAGGAGCTAAAATGTAAAACCAGTATATGATTACTATTATGAGTCTTATCATTCCACCTTTCATTCGACATTATCCTTCATTAAGTAGCAATATTCTCTAAAGTGGCCTGAAGCATCTCCTGAATGGTCTCTCATTTTTTCTAAGTTCCATTTTGAATTGGAAGCTTAGCCTAATCAACTAGCAATTCAGTAGTAATCCAACTACATTGTTTGATAGAATGCCAGGCACCTTTCACTAAATGGCTTAAAGTTGACTTGACTTCTTTTGCTGATACCTTAGGCATATATTATGGGAGATGAATTAAGAGTTTTCTTCGCTTCTCAACGTGCCACATACCATAGCCCAATTAAATTCTCTTCCCATATTCACTAAGTGATTTCTTCTCTTCTCATAATGCACTAAGAAATCCCTTTTCATTGTAGATCTATTCATTTTTTAAACCAAGTTATGATTAACCAAGTTATTCATCTTCTATCTAATTTAATCCTACAATTACAATTTTGGGTTAATCTAAATAAATTATCTTGGTTTCAGTGAGTCAACTGAAAATACATGTAGGGCTAGAAATGAGGTAGACCGAACCATCATCAATGGGTTCACCAAGCTAAACTGGCTCGAGCCATCTCAAACTCAACCAAGCTCAAAAGTTTGTATTCAAAAATTGTTATTAGGATGCTTATAAAACTCCAGCAGCACTTCTTAGACCAAGTGGCAAGCTCAACCAGAGGTCCAGAGCCAATCTCTTCATATAATTAAGCTTGATAGAGATGAAACTTAGCTTCTCTATGAATTTATCTAACATCCTATAAATAATTATAGATAAATAAACTTAGTTTCATCTTGTTTTATGTGTTAGAATATTATGGACCAACACTATAAGTTTTGTAACATACTTGATCAAAGATTATTTAGAATACTTTCGTGAAGATAATGGACAGGAACTATGTTTTATGAAGATTATTTAGAAAACTGAATAGGGTAACTAGCGGCCTCAAGAAACAAGCCATTAATGAATTGAACTTTGCTATATCATAGAGGAGAATTTATTTGATACAATCAAAGAGAAACTTTTGACTTTATTTGAGTCAAGATCAATGTTCTTtttgtagtagtagtagtaaagtTCTGTTTACTTTATTTCTGTAGATTCATAAGCAACATTTAATGGATTTTTGCCAGATATAATAAGTTTTCTGTAATATGCTATAATACTCAATAGCGTTATAAGTAATGGGTAAATTTCAGGTAAATGCAACTAGCAAACTAATGCTTGGAGATGGTGGCGTGGATGAAGGTGTCTAAATTCTGTCACAGAAATTAGTTTTTTGCTTtctcttttttcctttatttgtttttcatttttgaAAACCTGACCTTTTTATCAGCTATACATCGAGCTGCTGGTCCAGAACTTCTCGAGGCATGTCGAAAGGTTCCAAAGGTCCAGAACTTCTCGAGGATTACAGTCCGCTGCCCTACAGGGGAAGCCAGAATCACTCCGTAGGTTCTTTTTCTGCGAAAGGCAATAGTGTTGTTGCATGCTGACCTTACCCTGTTTCTCACCACAAAATGATTTACATTGTGCGCAGAGCTTTCCGGTTGCCTGTTTCACATGTGATACACACTGTTGGGCCCATCTATTACAGTGATGAACATCCTGAGATTTCCCTTACTAATGCATACAGGTGGAGACAGCTTCCCATTAGCTTTTGATGGCTGTTCTTACTTAAGACATGCTCGTCAATGACCTTGGATAGAATTCGATTGTCTTCATTCTCTTTTGCAGAAATAGCTTGACGCTTGCTAAGGAGAATAATGTTCAATACATCGCTTTTCCAGCTATATCTTGTGGTCTCTACAGGTATTTGTTCATTTATGCTTGAATATTTGAGTGACTTCTCATgttttcattttgattttttttgttgtCTTGTTGAAGATATCCTTTCAAAGAGGCTTCCAGGATAGCTATATCAGTGGCAAAAGAGTTCCTTGACTCCTTTAAAGAGGTAGATATGTTTTTTTTCATACTCCCCTTTGAAATGGATTAGAATTGCTCTTTCCTATAAAAAAGGGAAAAGATGAAAGATACGCTCTTATCATATACCTTATTGCTTTAGTTCATTAATCATCCATGTCTTTTCCATTGTATTAATTTGTTGTTTGTTTCTGATTCCGCTTTATATAGATGCCTTGAAGGTGTTAACAACTGACTTGGAATCTGACTATTTATTGGTATATAGGCATTTTGATGTTGTACTTGGTGCTAATTGATGATATTATTATGCTAATGGATAAGTGATGAGTCTAGACAGAATGAATTTGAACCTTGAATTATGGACTATGGAAACCAAAGGATTTAAACAAAGCAAGACTGAAATTAAATACACAAAATACAACGTTACTAATGAGAATGAAAGTGTGAAGGGATAGCTAAGTTTTAGACATGGAAATTCTTGCAAGCAAGGGGTTTTAGAAAGCTTGAATTTATTGCCAACAAAGAGATATTGCTGAAGATGTTATTAATAAAACAAAAATGGAATGGTTAAAATGGAATTTTGTTGAGGTCTTGTGCAATCGTAGTGTGCCCCTTACATTTACAGTACAATTTTATAAGGACATGGTAGATCAAACATATTCTATAAACGTTGAACAATTAGAAAACTTCTATAGTAAATTACTATAATAACAATGAGATTACTAAAATGAATATTTGAtattagaaaatagattttaaaaaacatttagtGAAATTCATATGAACTAGATATCTCAAATACTGGCTAGGCTAGGGCAATACTTCTTGGGTAAGGGGATAGCATGCATCCATTTTGTGCCGCAGTGAGTTTTGTGCAGTTGAAATTCTCATCTTATGTGGATTAGGTTGCTCGCCTGCAGACCTTATTTTAGAGCCATAGTAGTGGTATAATTGGTCCCTTggcttctcaatcaagaattcaCATGAACATATCTTTGATAGAGTAAAGCACTTTCCTTGCAAAGTCTAAAACATTTAAACATGTGAAAAAATATAACCTTATGCAGAGTTTGATACTCacaattattttattgttgtaagCATTTTGATATCACAAAGTATTCATCCCATCTTAAGGATATCCGTATTCCTTTTTCGTGTAAATTCAAACTTATAGTCTTCAATGCTTACATTGTGAGATGATGCTTCATTCTCTGACAAGCGTATTTCATAGAAATATTGAGGATCTTCACCTTAATCATCATGTCGATGTGTGCATgcaatttatttaagttaaatgATTTCCTGACAAAATTTCACTTGCAGATACATTTCGTGTTGTTCTCTGATAAGCTCTATGGTGTTTGGCTTAACACTGCCAATGCTGACACAGGGTTGCAATTGCTTGCCAAGAAAACGCTATCACTCTCCTCTAGCTTCGCCCCTGTTTCTGCCTCCAGGGATCGATGGCTTGGAGCAAGTCTCTGCCACGTCCAGACCCTCACCATCGCCACCCTTCCGGACCTTCCCTATGACTATTGCGCCCTCGAGCCAACCATCAGCAGAGAGATCATGAAGATCCACCATCAGAAGCACCATCAGATGTACATCACCAACTACAATAATGCTCTCGAGCAGCTTGATTCAGCAATCGCTAAGGGTGACGTATCGGCGGTCGTCCAGTTGCAGAGCACCATCAAGTTCAATGGAGGAGGTTTTGTTCTACCATgatttccatttttattttttatgctgtttaatttttaagatttgaGATTGGATCATGACTTAATGGACGTCTTTAAACTTGTTTGGGCTTCATAGTCATTATTTTTTAGTTCGGTATGCAGCTACCTTTAGAAAGTCCTATTCCATCTCTGTTATGATTCCTCTGCGTATGTGGCTTAAGATTTAACAGTTATTATGATCTTGCAAGATGTTGATTCAGATGTCTTGTCCAAAAAATAACTTTTAGCTGGCAAAAACCTATTGCATTATTTTTATATGCCCATTCAGGCACCTGATAGTAATGAGAGATAGTTGGTGATAAGATGAAGAAAATGGTTTCGTGATACTTAATCACATTGAGTGTTTCAACATGGTATCAAATACTTAATCACATTGAGTGTTTCAACATGGTATCAAATTGCTTTCTTTTGCAGGTCATGTCAACCACACAATATTTTGGCAAAACCTGAAGCCGACCAATGTAATCAATAATCATTGGAACATCTTGTTTTTCATGTTCCCACAAATTTGATAATGGAATAAGCATGCAGGAAGGTGGAGGTGAGCCACCACACAGCACACTAGGTTGGGCAATCGACACAAACTTTGGTTCTTTGGAGGCTCTGATCCAGAAAATGAATGCAGAAGGTGCTGCTTTACAAGGTTCTGGGTGGGTGGTAAGTAGGATTACCCTCATAGAACATATTTGTTTGTTGTCCAGTTACCCCTTGCTGATTCACTTTGACAATATGCATAACAGTGGCTAGCTTTGGATAAGGGCAATAAGAAACTCAGTGTTGAAACAACTGCAAATCAagtaagataatttttttttgccaTCATTGTGAATATTTTTCTTTCCTCGGCAGGTTTGGTTtctgttatgttttttttttcctgctCACAACATCGTATTGGGTTTGCAGTCAACAAGTTCATCAAAGTAAAAGACTAGGCTagtctcttttaaattataatcAATAAAGCTCTGGAGTATGAAGTCATGGAAGCTATGTTGATGATTCACGGGATGACCAAATCTGCAAAATGCAAAGCTGTCTCGTACCTCTATGTTAAAAAATGTGTCCATTTAATTTTCAATGGAACTCTTGCAATATTTTGTCTGCTCTTTCCTTGACATCATTTAGCTATTTCCTTTATTGGAATAGCAGACCGCAGACAACCTGCATTTCAGTTCAAAGATGCATTTGTTTTTCATCTTActtaaaatctcctttttcctTACTGCATCCAATTAAACTGAatcgtttttagttttcattagaaatcataaatagaataaaataacTAAAGGCTTTTCCCTTAACTAGGGCTCACAATTGGGAGCGTGTGCATGCCAGGTCCAGATTATATGATTTTCATGTGCAACATGGCCTTGGATTTATTCAATTAAGATAGTGTGCAATGCTACTAATGTTGTTTGGAACATTAAATGAAGAATTGTGGCTTGTACATTTGGGATATTAGGTAAAGCATATTTTGGAGATGCCTAACCACTACATGCAAAGAGATAGGGCTTATTGATGCAAGTCTGCCATGTGAGTACCAACTCAGCTACGCCCTAGGGGCAAAGAGATGGGGCTTATGAATATAAGTCTAATTGATGTTTGGATGTCATCTTTTTTGATATACGAGATTGGTAGGTTCCTATGCTAATAACCCAAATATGTAACTCTGATTTGTGCATGTATTGCATTGTTGGTTTATTGATTTAAAAGTGTAGATTTAGAAGATCCTTCAGCTAAATTCTACAAGGAAGGTTGTGTGGTCAAAATTACAATTCATAACTGGATATTTAGTCGATTCCAAAATGGATATGTCAGTAGATCAATTAGTTTGGTATGTTGGTATGTGTTTAATGTTCTCTTTGCATGTTCTTAATCTCTGGCCTGAAAATTATGTGTTAATTAGAGGCCATACTTGTGGAAGGAGGAGATTATCTCGGTGTGAGTAAACAAAGACACTTGTCACACCATCTAGTTCTTTTAACTTGGACTAGCAACACATGGCCTACATCTTTAGCATGCTTTATTGATTCCATATGTGCATTATGTTGGATTGCTGTTACATCACATAATTCTTTTTAACCCTTTGGTACATACTTCAATTCTCTGTCCATTCCTGTAGCACCTTTTtttccacaaaaaaaaaaaaagacgtaGCTAATAGGTTTGAATGCTCTTTCCGTAGGATCCTCTAGTGACCAAAGGCGCAACCCTTGTTCCATTGCTTGGTATTGATGTGTGGGAACATGCGTACTACCTACAGGTAAAATACTAACCTCTTTTGCCATATGTTTACTGCATGAAACACCAATTTGTGGCATGCTTTGTATATTTGCATTCTAAAGAGGATATTGTGATTACACTCCTAGAATGATGCAAGCTCAAGAAATCACTTCAGAAAATCTGGAAGCATTcccagtttatttatttatttattttattattttttattctcgAGCCTAACAAACATGTATTGTGTTCACTATCTTATTCTCTTTTGTGCGTGCATTTAGTTCATATCATCATTTTAAGAGAAGCAAAATTTTCCCTTCCCTTTCATGCTTGTTTTAGCAAAACAGCCCTAGGCTTCTAGAACCCCTCAAAACCTTTTGATGGTCATTTCCACATGGTAGCTATCAGACAACTGAGGACAAATTTAAACTAATTTCATTTCAAAACATGTAAATTCTTGTAAGTCTGCCTCAATTGCCATGGTGCAGCTATGCACACTTTAAATTCTTGCCACATGACCTTGATTTTGTTACTTTAATACCACTTGATAGCCAAGTCAATTTCTCCTCATCTGACCACAAACATATCAATAACAAcctaagtcttatcccactagttGGGGTCATCTAACCACAAACACATATATCATCTAAATGACAAATTATAGAGAACTTTTATATCTTTTTGGGACTGAAATTACTGCCATgtgtttaaaatatattttatatagtAGCAGCAACTAGGATTAGAAGACAGTATAGAATTACATTGTCATGGAACAAATTATTAGAAAGGTCACAACTGCATCATTTGTCATTCTCATGATACACTAATGACTCCATGTACATTTGAATCTGGTGACTTGAGACTATCGCATAATTTTGTGACCTAAATATCCCAAAATGTAACTAACCACATTTAGCACATGATTCAAATCGAACAGCCTTGTTCATACGTGTTGATAGTTATACAGATGGTTTTTTATTCAGCTTTGCAGTTATTGTTCAGCTGGAAACTTGATCACTTGAGTGTGTCTCTAGCAACTTTAATCAGAAAAAAATTG includes these proteins:
- the LOC122038203 gene encoding superoxide dismutase [Mn] 3.4, mitochondrial-like isoform X1, translating into MFRRNRTGDVRSAMGMAGFSASSSDGSVRTFQLSPSSVLKIQKGDITVWSVDGSTDAIVNATSKLMLGDGGVDEAIHRAAGPELLEACRKVPKVQNFSRITVRCPTGEARITPAFRLPVSHVIHTVGPIYYSDEHPEISLTNAYRNSLTLAKENNVQYIAFPAISCGLYRYPFKEASRIAISVAKEFLDSFKEIHFVLFSDKLYGVWLNTANADTGLQLLAKKTLSLSSSFAPVSASRDRWLGASLCHVQTLTIATLPDLPYDYCALEPTISREIMKIHHQKHHQMYITNYNNALEQLDSAIAKGDVSAVVQLQSTIKFNGGGHVNHTIFWQNLKPTNEGGGEPPHSTLGWAIDTNFGSLEALIQKMNAEGAALQGSGWVWLALDKGNKKLSVETTANQDPLVTKGATLVPLLGIDVWEHAYYLQYKNVRSDYLKNIWKVINWKYASEVYDKETA
- the LOC122038203 gene encoding uncharacterized protein LOC122038203 isoform X2, translated to MFRRNRTGDVRSAMGMAGFSASSSDGSVRTFQLSPSSVLKIQKGDITVWSVDGSTDAIVNATSKLMLGDGGVDEAIHRAAGPELLEACRKVPKVQNFSRITVRCPTGEARITPAFRLPVSHVIHTVGPIYYSDEHPEISLTNAYRNSLTLAKENNVQYIAFPAISCGLYRYPFKEASRIAISVAKEFLDSFKEIHFVLFSDKLYGVWLNTANADTGLQLLAKKTLSLSSSFAPVSASRDRWLGASLCHVQTLTIATLPDLPYDYCALEPTISREIMKIHHQKHHQMYITNYNNALEQLDSAIAKGDVSAVVQLQSTIKFNGGGHVNHTIFWQNLKPTNEGGGEPPHSTLGWAIDTNFGSLEALIQKMNAEGAALQGSGWVWLALDKGNKKLSVETTANQSTSSSK